A window from Terriglobia bacterium encodes these proteins:
- a CDS encoding DUF5752 family protein, giving the protein MATAQLPTGAQRVAKSPFYFNTAAYLLRICRESATTLGELLDALRVVPDDSIFQHTFRTLQEHHFIPEGFSNDFAHWAFSACNEVALAEQLASLDVREYTSIPTLRGRIIKTIEDYLQQTPRARDRVALEPFYFCTSDTIVIPTPMEARDLPEFIDAMEKVNLHSIHYHFIEARLRLKLTSNDFSEWLENEMGLPAVAARLNRIDIYTATLQEVRQQIVRTLRSVL; this is encoded by the coding sequence GTGGCAACCGCCCAGCTCCCAACTGGTGCTCAGCGGGTCGCGAAGTCCCCGTTTTACTTTAATACCGCGGCCTATCTCCTCCGAATCTGCCGTGAAAGCGCGACCACTCTTGGCGAACTGTTGGACGCGCTGCGGGTCGTTCCTGACGATTCGATTTTCCAGCACACGTTCCGCACCTTGCAGGAGCACCATTTCATTCCAGAGGGTTTTTCCAACGATTTCGCCCATTGGGCATTTTCCGCCTGCAATGAGGTTGCCCTCGCTGAGCAACTGGCTTCCCTCGATGTCCGAGAATACACGTCCATTCCGACCTTGCGAGGCCGCATCATCAAAACCATTGAAGATTACCTTCAGCAGACTCCTCGCGCCCGGGACCGTGTTGCCCTGGAACCGTTCTACTTCTGTACCTCGGATACGATCGTGATTCCCACTCCAATGGAGGCGCGCGATTTACCTGAATTTATCGATGCCATGGAGAAGGTGAACCTGCACAGCATTCACTACCACTTCATCGAGGCTCGGCTGAGGCTAAAACTCACGTCCAACGATTTCTCGGAATGGCTCGAAAACGAGATGGGACTCCCGGCGGTGGCCGCACGGCTGAACCGCATAGACATTTACACTGCTACGCTGCAGGAAGTTCGGCAGCAGATCGTACGCACACTGCGCTCAGTGCTTTGA
- a CDS encoding DUF4118 domain-containing protein, protein MIQLIQRFQKPINLAVGTLLSAVLAALLTFLFHKSAIRGFLPIAFIVVLVLLSRQFGLAVSLAGSLSAAIVFSLFLFPPVGSARVENDAARMNIAWMILGAVAVSYLLYPTNPMDNSRRH, encoded by the coding sequence ATGATTCAACTGATTCAACGCTTTCAGAAACCCATTAATCTTGCGGTGGGAACGCTGCTGAGCGCCGTGCTCGCTGCTTTGCTCACGTTCCTGTTTCACAAGTCCGCAATCCGAGGGTTTCTGCCGATTGCCTTTATTGTGGTGCTGGTTCTCCTCTCCCGGCAATTCGGTTTAGCTGTAAGCCTCGCCGGTTCTTTGAGCGCGGCGATCGTTTTCTCCCTCTTCCTGTTCCCGCCGGTGGGCAGCGCTCGCGTGGAGAACGACGCCGCCCGCATGAACATCGCATGGATGATTCTGGGCGCCGTGGCTGTTTCTTACCTGCTTTACCCAACGAATCCGATGGATAATAGCCGCAGACACTAG
- a CDS encoding cation:proton antiporter yields the protein MPHGTDSLLLELFTIFVWAKVFGELFERLGMPAVLGEILAGVALGPYATGFIVPSATVTAIAEIGAIFLLFTVGLETSPADLIRVGSKSVRVALFGVLLPFILGFGYLMLQHAKTHEAAFVGAAMVATSVGITARILRDLHVLKSHAAQIILGAAVFDDILGMILLAVVASLAVGGGIHWVHLAIISAEAIGFALFMIFIGPRLINRVRPGLKRLSMHNAPLILALALCLGLSVASTTIGMAAIIGAFFAGLIFADYSPEWNLQPRIQAINEFLAPFFFFTMGARLDLHVFNREVVIAASVITVLAFISKILGCGLPLIREGRMLALKVGMGMTPRGEVALIVALIGLQMNAISQTTYAIVIFMTAFTTLIPPFFIKRMFRAETETAQAELELEGHPAEEESEREENLSGRIG from the coding sequence ATGCCGCACGGAACTGACTCACTGCTGTTGGAACTCTTCACGATTTTCGTCTGGGCGAAAGTCTTCGGAGAGCTGTTTGAACGGCTCGGGATGCCGGCGGTCCTGGGCGAGATCCTGGCGGGGGTGGCGCTAGGCCCCTATGCCACCGGGTTCATTGTTCCCAGTGCGACGGTCACCGCCATCGCGGAGATCGGGGCCATTTTCCTGCTCTTCACCGTTGGCCTGGAGACCAGTCCCGCGGATCTGATCCGGGTGGGATCGAAGTCGGTCCGGGTAGCGCTGTTTGGTGTGCTGCTGCCATTCATTCTCGGGTTCGGGTACCTAATGCTGCAGCACGCCAAGACTCACGAAGCTGCATTCGTGGGAGCGGCGATGGTGGCCACCAGTGTCGGAATCACGGCGCGAATTCTGCGCGACTTGCACGTCCTGAAGTCGCATGCGGCTCAGATCATCCTTGGCGCGGCGGTATTCGACGACATCCTCGGCATGATCCTGCTGGCCGTGGTGGCTAGCTTAGCCGTGGGGGGTGGAATTCACTGGGTGCACCTCGCGATCATCTCGGCCGAAGCAATCGGATTTGCGCTATTCATGATCTTCATCGGCCCACGGCTCATAAACCGTGTACGCCCGGGACTGAAGCGGCTCTCGATGCATAATGCGCCATTGATCCTGGCGCTGGCCTTGTGCCTTGGACTCTCGGTGGCATCAACGACGATCGGCATGGCCGCCATTATCGGTGCTTTCTTCGCGGGGCTGATCTTCGCTGACTACTCGCCGGAGTGGAATCTGCAGCCGCGGATCCAGGCGATCAATGAATTTCTCGCGCCATTCTTCTTTTTCACAATGGGGGCGCGACTCGACCTTCACGTGTTTAACCGTGAGGTCGTGATTGCAGCCAGCGTCATTACTGTCTTGGCGTTCATTTCGAAGATACTGGGCTGTGGCCTGCCATTAATCCGCGAGGGCCGAATGCTGGCGCTCAAGGTCGGAATGGGAATGACGCCGCGCGGCGAGGTTGCTCTAATCGTGGCGCTGATCGGATTGCAGATGAATGCCATCAGCCAGACGACCTATGCGATCGTCATCTTCATGACGGCATTCACGACCCTGATACCGCCGTTCTTCATCAAGCGGATGTTCCGAGCGGAAACTGAGACCGCTCAGGCCGAGCTCGAGTTGGAGGGACATCCCGCCGAGGAAGAGAGCGAGCGCGAAGAGAATCTTTCAGGCAGAATCGGTTAA
- a CDS encoding OmpA family protein codes for MKPSIGLLLLALCTTAMAQDTTPASSQTTAQTESRTTKAINYRHASTMKVSLQGTDLMPRASGEAKVQSRTGRTEIEIKVSGMDEATKFGLQYLTYVAWALSPQGRAVNLGELMLKNGSSKIHATTDLQTFGMIVTAEPYFAVTQPSNHVVLENVLPANSTASEEEIDFSYQMLSPGAYSSTNTQIKDAIFGIDRSTPLELFEARNAVRIARLANAEKYAGSVLEKAEQSLAQAETSYSQKQNRSLVATYARDAAQTAEDARVMSLKKQEQERLEAESAAREAKARAEAQAEAERRRQAEEDRAKAEAALKEAEQMKQQAEAAAQEAAKAKAEAEAARAAALQQQQALAAEAAKAKQAADEADRLRQQAEKDKADLRARLLQQLNTILETKDSARGLISNMGDVLFETGKYELKPVARERLARVSGILLAYPSLNVAVEGYTDSTGSDDFNQKLSEQRAEAVRDYLVQAGVAEAAVTAQGFGKAQPVAPNETAEGRQKNRRVELVVSGDAIGTGTADETPAARPGSKQ; via the coding sequence ATGAAACCGAGCATCGGGCTTCTCTTGTTGGCGCTATGCACAACAGCAATGGCACAGGACACGACACCGGCGTCGTCACAGACCACCGCGCAGACTGAGTCGCGCACCACTAAGGCCATCAACTATCGCCATGCGTCCACCATGAAAGTTTCCCTGCAGGGCACGGATCTCATGCCACGCGCCTCAGGCGAAGCCAAGGTCCAGAGCCGCACCGGACGCACGGAGATCGAGATCAAGGTCTCCGGAATGGACGAGGCGACAAAATTTGGCCTCCAGTACCTGACCTATGTCGCCTGGGCGCTCAGTCCGCAGGGCCGCGCCGTCAATCTCGGCGAATTGATGCTCAAGAATGGCTCCAGCAAAATCCACGCAACCACCGATCTCCAGACCTTCGGCATGATCGTGACTGCGGAACCGTACTTCGCCGTCACCCAGCCCAGCAACCACGTCGTGCTCGAAAATGTGCTTCCCGCAAACAGTACTGCCAGCGAGGAGGAAATCGACTTCAGCTACCAGATGCTATCCCCGGGCGCGTACTCATCGACCAACACGCAGATCAAGGACGCGATCTTCGGGATCGACCGCAGCACGCCGCTGGAGTTGTTCGAAGCGCGCAACGCAGTTCGTATCGCGCGGCTCGCCAATGCCGAAAAGTACGCCGGGTCCGTCCTGGAGAAAGCCGAGCAGTCCCTGGCACAGGCTGAAACCAGCTACAGCCAGAAGCAGAACCGTTCACTGGTCGCGACCTATGCTCGCGATGCCGCTCAGACCGCCGAAGATGCGCGCGTGATGTCGCTGAAGAAACAGGAACAGGAGCGCCTCGAAGCCGAATCCGCAGCGCGCGAAGCCAAGGCCCGTGCCGAAGCGCAAGCCGAAGCCGAACGCCGGCGCCAGGCCGAAGAGGATCGTGCCAAAGCCGAAGCGGCCCTGAAGGAAGCCGAACAGATGAAGCAGCAGGCCGAGGCTGCGGCACAGGAAGCCGCAAAAGCAAAGGCCGAGGCCGAAGCAGCCCGTGCCGCCGCCCTTCAGCAGCAACAGGCGCTGGCCGCAGAGGCCGCCAAAGCGAAGCAGGCCGCTGATGAAGCCGATCGCCTCCGTCAACAGGCCGAAAAAGACAAGGCCGACCTGCGCGCCCGTCTTCTGCAGCAGTTGAACACGATTCTGGAAACCAAGGACTCCGCACGCGGTTTGATTTCCAACATGGGCGACGTCCTATTCGAGACCGGCAAATACGAATTGAAGCCCGTGGCTCGAGAACGGCTCGCGAGAGTCTCAGGAATCCTGCTGGCCTATCCGAGCCTGAATGTCGCTGTCGAGGGTTATACCGACAGCACTGGAAGCGACGATTTCAACCAGAAGCTTTCCGAGCAGCGCGCCGAAGCCGTACGCGATTACCTGGTGCAAGCCGGGGTTGCGGAAGCAGCTGTAACGGCACAGGGATTCGGCAAAGCACAGCCGGTTGCACCGAACGAGACAGCCGAAGGACGCCAGAAGAACCGGCGAGTCGAGTTGGTCGTGTCCGGAGATGCCATAGGCACGGGGACCGCGGACGAAACACCGGCGGCTCGTCCAGGCTCAAAACAATAG
- a CDS encoding metallophosphoesterase translates to MLFIIFLLIWGLMHWYVLVRLSSVPGIAGHLPTWALVLGGVLLGSSYIVSRVMERFGLDSFSHALEYIGANWVGVIFILLISFLAADIVTGFGSLFVSWVPATRAVALAAAILLIAISVIQAVRAPVVTNYEVRMQGLPKAADGTVLVVASDMHLGPMIDERWATARASQIASLRPDLLLLVGDICEAPKDTHDQWLPTLQQFKAPKGVFLVTGNHEFYAGAGPLVDLFGRAGFRVLHDEHVEPLPGLTVAGVDDVAFRRRGSEDAPQAVDRALAGRASGATLFLSHTPVYADQAAKAGAGLMLSGHTHNGQIWPFKYLVRLAFPLLTGRYNVNGMTVIVGRGTGSWGPRMRLWQRGELLRIVLRAA, encoded by the coding sequence TTGCTATTCATCATTTTCCTTCTGATCTGGGGGCTGATGCACTGGTACGTGCTGGTGCGCCTGTCCTCCGTCCCGGGCATCGCGGGGCATCTTCCCACTTGGGCATTGGTCCTGGGCGGGGTTTTGCTCGGTTCCAGCTACATCGTTTCGCGTGTGATGGAGCGTTTCGGGCTGGACAGCTTCTCGCACGCCCTGGAATACATCGGCGCGAATTGGGTCGGGGTCATTTTTATCCTGCTGATCTCTTTCCTGGCCGCGGATATCGTGACCGGTTTCGGATCTTTGTTTGTGTCCTGGGTGCCGGCAACTCGTGCGGTGGCTCTGGCTGCTGCCATCCTGCTGATTGCGATTTCAGTGATACAGGCAGTCCGTGCTCCGGTGGTGACGAATTACGAAGTTCGGATGCAGGGTCTGCCTAAGGCGGCGGACGGAACGGTGCTGGTCGTCGCCAGCGATATGCATCTCGGCCCGATGATCGATGAGCGCTGGGCGACCGCGCGGGCAAGTCAAATTGCGTCGCTGCGGCCGGACCTGCTGTTGCTGGTTGGAGATATCTGTGAGGCACCCAAAGACACACACGATCAGTGGCTTCCGACTTTGCAACAGTTCAAGGCTCCAAAGGGAGTGTTCCTCGTCACCGGCAACCACGAGTTTTACGCCGGGGCAGGACCTCTCGTGGATCTGTTTGGACGCGCAGGGTTCCGCGTTTTGCACGACGAGCACGTTGAGCCTCTTCCGGGATTAACCGTCGCAGGTGTTGACGACGTCGCGTTTCGACGGCGCGGATCGGAGGATGCGCCACAGGCAGTGGATCGGGCACTGGCGGGGCGCGCATCCGGAGCGACCTTGTTCCTTTCGCACACACCTGTGTATGCCGATCAGGCGGCAAAAGCCGGGGCCGGGCTGATGCTCTCGGGACATACCCACAACGGCCAGATCTGGCCTTTCAAATATCTGGTACGGCTGGCTTTTCCGCTGCTTACAGGTAGATACAACGTCAATGGAATGACCGTGATAGTCGGTCGAGGGACGGGGAGTTGGGGGCCGAGGATGAGGCTATGGCAGCGAGGCGAACTGCTGCGCATCGTGCTCAGGGCGGCCTGA
- a CDS encoding ATP-dependent DNA helicase RecQ, which translates to MDPLLQSLRENFRLIDFRPRQREIIDDVLAGHDTLCVMPTGAGKSLCFQLPAVVRGGLTIVVSPLISLMADQARQLKQLGIPALVLNSTQPPQEQRAIARQLATGFRGLLYIAPERFASPLFQAQVQRLRPQLFVIDEAHCISSWGHDFRPDYMRLAEARAAMGSPICFAVTATATPQVRKDIVERLALRTPRVHVTGFDRPNLKYTCQYFESDAAKDAALVGFVKSHAGSGIVYCSTRKKTEAVCALLQERLPGKVVVGYHAGMELPERQNSQNLFMKASEAVAVATNAFGMGINKPDLRFVLHCNLPGSVEAYYQEAGRAGRDGAPAECRLLYLARDRRTQEFFIEKMGENNPQLDAVTLETLRQHATTKLWKMVDYASKPSCRRRQILEYFGDSAEIRDCRCDVCEAERRSPRAAGTPAFQPRRIEEPPMVMQMHILHAVKEMEEAKAARGRGVVADVLRGIPGKTEQVRANSRFRCFGALRGTRGDEIEAAFQWMIRAGHLRQQDVGNGFPRPVLKLTETGQELVNLHPTPPPKLSEDHAIGGSKERKSGRTNSLAVATEAGIGHQSVADFEACFKRLRVWRSGVAKQRGIAAFCIFHDSVLKELAARKPASIEALRSIPGIGPKKLADYGGAVLAAIAEE; encoded by the coding sequence ATGGATCCCCTGCTGCAGAGTCTTCGCGAGAATTTTCGGCTGATCGATTTTCGTCCCCGTCAGCGCGAGATTATTGATGATGTACTCGCCGGGCACGACACGCTTTGCGTGATGCCTACGGGAGCGGGCAAAAGTCTCTGCTTCCAACTTCCGGCGGTGGTGCGCGGCGGCCTGACAATTGTTGTCTCGCCGCTGATTTCACTGATGGCCGACCAGGCGCGGCAACTGAAGCAGTTGGGCATTCCGGCGCTGGTGCTGAACAGCACGCAGCCTCCGCAGGAGCAGAGGGCAATTGCGCGGCAACTTGCGACCGGATTTCGGGGATTGCTCTACATCGCTCCGGAGCGATTTGCTTCGCCGCTGTTCCAGGCACAGGTGCAGAGGCTACGACCGCAGCTGTTCGTCATTGACGAGGCGCATTGCATCAGTTCGTGGGGACATGATTTCCGTCCGGATTACATGCGACTGGCCGAGGCTCGGGCGGCGATGGGCAGTCCGATCTGCTTTGCGGTGACCGCCACGGCGACGCCGCAGGTACGCAAAGACATAGTGGAACGGCTGGCACTACGAACGCCGCGGGTGCACGTCACGGGGTTCGATCGTCCGAACTTGAAGTACACCTGCCAATATTTTGAAAGCGACGCTGCCAAAGACGCCGCGCTCGTTGGGTTCGTGAAGAGTCACGCCGGGAGCGGGATCGTTTACTGCTCGACGCGGAAAAAGACGGAAGCGGTTTGCGCGCTTCTGCAGGAGCGGTTGCCAGGAAAAGTCGTAGTCGGCTATCACGCGGGCATGGAGTTGCCGGAGCGGCAGAATAGCCAAAACCTATTCATGAAGGCGAGCGAGGCGGTCGCAGTCGCGACCAATGCGTTCGGAATGGGCATCAATAAGCCGGACCTTCGTTTCGTGCTGCACTGCAACCTGCCGGGAAGCGTGGAGGCTTACTACCAGGAGGCGGGACGAGCGGGTCGCGATGGGGCTCCGGCGGAGTGTCGCTTGCTTTACCTCGCGCGCGATCGGCGCACGCAGGAATTCTTTATCGAGAAGATGGGAGAGAACAACCCCCAACTCGACGCCGTGACACTGGAGACTTTGCGTCAGCACGCGACAACGAAGCTCTGGAAAATGGTGGACTATGCCAGCAAACCGTCGTGCCGACGTCGGCAGATACTGGAATACTTCGGGGACTCGGCCGAGATTCGGGATTGTAGGTGCGACGTGTGCGAAGCCGAGAGACGGTCGCCGCGGGCGGCGGGGACACCGGCATTTCAGCCGCGGCGCATCGAAGAACCCCCAATGGTGATGCAGATGCATATTCTCCATGCCGTAAAGGAGATGGAAGAGGCCAAGGCAGCCAGGGGGAGAGGGGTGGTCGCCGATGTGCTCCGCGGCATTCCCGGGAAGACCGAACAAGTGCGCGCAAACAGCAGGTTCCGCTGCTTCGGTGCACTTCGCGGCACTCGCGGCGACGAAATTGAAGCAGCATTCCAGTGGATGATACGAGCGGGACATCTTCGGCAACAGGATGTCGGAAATGGATTTCCTCGTCCGGTGTTGAAACTCACGGAGACCGGGCAGGAACTGGTGAATCTGCATCCGACGCCACCCCCGAAATTATCGGAAGATCACGCGATCGGAGGATCGAAAGAGCGGAAGTCCGGGCGAACAAACAGTCTTGCCGTAGCGACGGAGGCTGGAATCGGGCACCAGTCGGTTGCGGACTTCGAGGCCTGTTTCAAGCGGCTTCGGGTCTGGCGGTCAGGGGTGGCGAAGCAGCGTGGCATCGCTGCGTTCTGCATCTTTCACGACAGCGTGCTGAAGGAACTGGCGGCGCGGAAACCCGCCAGCATTGAGGCCCTGCGGAGCATTCCCGGCATAGGTCCAAAAAAGCTTGCTGATTATGGCGGCGCGGTGCTGGCCGCCATCGCCGAAGAATAA
- the hppD gene encoding 4-hydroxyphenylpyruvate dioxygenase yields the protein MENPLKLKKINHVEFWVGNAKQAAYFYRKGFGFSQVAYKGLETGCRTESSYVLQQNKTTFVLTTPLTADGPIAEHIKRHGDGVKDICLHVEDADFAFAEAVRRGAKAAVEPHDLKDEFGTIRRAAVHTYGDTIHSMISFKDYAGPFLPGYQLAEVPGEEVGILRVDHMVGNVEIGKMNEWADFYKNIFGFHRYISFDDKDISTEYSALMSIVMSDDSYSVKFPINEPAPGRRKSQIDEYLEAYGGPGVQHVALQCKDVLYTVDRLKQNGVEFLRVPDSYYEALQDRVGKLEEPMDEIKRLGILVDKDQEGYLLQIFSKPVEDRPTVFFEIIQRKGSRGFGKGNFKALFEALELEQAKRGNL from the coding sequence ATGGAAAACCCCCTAAAACTGAAGAAGATCAATCACGTCGAATTCTGGGTCGGCAATGCCAAGCAGGCGGCCTATTTTTATCGCAAGGGATTCGGGTTCTCTCAAGTCGCCTACAAGGGATTAGAGACCGGCTGCCGGACCGAGTCGTCGTATGTCTTGCAGCAGAACAAGACTACGTTTGTTCTCACCACGCCGCTTACGGCCGACGGTCCAATTGCCGAGCACATCAAGAGGCACGGTGACGGGGTAAAAGACATTTGCCTGCACGTCGAAGATGCGGATTTTGCATTTGCCGAGGCGGTGCGGCGGGGCGCAAAGGCGGCCGTTGAGCCGCATGACCTGAAGGATGAGTTTGGGACAATTCGGCGAGCGGCGGTGCATACCTACGGCGACACGATTCACTCAATGATCTCGTTCAAGGACTATGCCGGTCCGTTTCTGCCGGGATACCAGTTGGCCGAGGTTCCGGGAGAGGAAGTCGGAATCCTGCGAGTCGATCACATGGTGGGGAACGTCGAGATCGGGAAGATGAACGAGTGGGCTGATTTCTACAAGAACATCTTCGGTTTCCATCGCTACATCAGCTTCGACGACAAGGATATCTCGACGGAATACAGTGCGCTTATGTCGATCGTAATGTCGGATGATTCCTACTCGGTCAAGTTCCCCATCAACGAGCCGGCGCCGGGTAGGCGCAAGAGCCAGATCGACGAATACCTGGAGGCCTACGGCGGACCGGGCGTTCAACACGTGGCGTTGCAGTGCAAGGACGTGCTGTATACGGTCGATCGGTTGAAGCAGAACGGGGTCGAGTTCCTGCGGGTTCCTGACAGCTACTATGAGGCGTTGCAGGATCGCGTCGGCAAACTCGAAGAGCCGATGGATGAGATCAAGCGGCTTGGCATCCTCGTCGATAAGGACCAGGAAGGATACCTGTTGCAGATCTTCAGCAAGCCCGTGGAAGACCGTCCGACGGTGTTCTTCGAAATCATTCAGCGCAAGGGCAGTCGCGGCTTCGGCAAAGGGAATTTCAAGGCTCTGTTCGAAGCACTGGAGTTGGAGCAGGCAAAACGAGGCAATCTGTAG
- the hmgA gene encoding homogentisate 1,2-dioxygenase — translation MATTTRAEQFKYNSGFGSEFATEALPGALPEGQNSPQKCPYGLYAEQMSGTPFTAPRATNRRTWAYRIRPSVMHKPYRQIDRGLIRGTPFDEVTTTPNQLRWSPFAIPKEKKDFVDGLITIAGNGDSSMHSGVAIHIYACNQSMMDRFFYSADGELLIVPQLGEVVLHTEFGRIDAKPGEIVVIQRGIKFRVELKEEQARGYICENFGALLRLPDLGPIGANGLANPRDFLTPVASYEDREGDFRVVSKFLGNFWEAEYNHSPLNVVAWHGNYAPYKYDLARFNCINSVTFDHPDPSIYTVLTSASEIPGTANFDFVVFPPRWMVAEHTFRPPWFHRNFMNEFMGLIYGEYDAKAEGFLPGGASLHNCMSGHGPDATSFERASNAELKPQFFGETLAFMFETRFVCRPTKFAMDTAELQHEYFECWQPLKKHFDPNKR, via the coding sequence ATGGCGACGACAACCAGGGCGGAGCAGTTCAAGTACAACAGCGGTTTCGGCAGTGAGTTTGCGACCGAGGCGCTGCCGGGCGCTCTGCCGGAAGGGCAGAACTCGCCGCAGAAGTGTCCATACGGACTCTACGCCGAGCAGATGAGCGGGACGCCGTTTACGGCGCCGCGGGCGACGAACCGGCGAACCTGGGCATACCGCATACGGCCTTCGGTGATGCACAAGCCGTACCGGCAGATCGATCGCGGACTGATACGGGGAACGCCGTTCGATGAAGTTACAACGACTCCTAATCAATTGCGCTGGAGTCCGTTCGCGATTCCGAAAGAGAAGAAAGATTTCGTCGACGGCTTGATCACGATCGCCGGAAACGGCGATTCGAGCATGCACAGCGGCGTTGCTATTCACATCTACGCGTGCAACCAGTCGATGATGGACCGGTTCTTCTACAGCGCTGATGGCGAGTTGCTGATTGTGCCGCAACTGGGTGAAGTGGTACTTCACACCGAGTTCGGCCGGATTGACGCCAAGCCGGGTGAGATCGTCGTCATCCAGCGCGGGATCAAGTTTCGGGTTGAATTGAAAGAAGAGCAGGCACGCGGCTATATCTGCGAGAACTTCGGTGCGCTGCTGCGATTGCCGGACCTGGGGCCGATCGGCGCAAACGGTTTGGCCAACCCGAGAGATTTCCTGACGCCGGTAGCGAGCTATGAAGATCGCGAAGGGGATTTCCGGGTCGTCTCGAAGTTCCTTGGGAATTTCTGGGAGGCGGAGTACAACCATTCTCCGCTGAACGTGGTGGCGTGGCACGGGAACTACGCCCCTTACAAGTACGATTTGGCGCGGTTCAACTGCATCAACTCGGTCACCTTCGATCATCCGGACCCTTCGATCTACACGGTGCTGACGTCTGCGTCGGAGATCCCTGGCACGGCAAACTTCGATTTTGTGGTATTCCCGCCACGCTGGATGGTCGCAGAGCACACGTTCCGGCCACCCTGGTTCCATCGCAACTTCATGAACGAGTTCATGGGACTGATCTATGGCGAATACGATGCGAAGGCTGAGGGCTTCCTGCCGGGTGGCGCGAGCCTGCACAATTGCATGAGCGGGCACGGCCCGGACGCGACCAGTTTCGAGCGAGCGTCGAATGCCGAGTTGAAACCGCAGTTCTTCGGCGAGACGCTGGCCTTCATGTTCGAGACGCGGTTCGTGTGCCGTCCCACGAAGTTCGCGATGGACACGGCGGAACTGCAGCATGAATACTTCGAGTGCTGGCAGCCGCTGAAAAAGCATTTCGATCCCAACAAGCGCTGA
- the fahA gene encoding fumarylacetoacetase → MNLNETHDPSAKSWIESANRAGTDFPIQNLPFGVFRHIASTEAPRIGVAIGDVILDMAGAEMEGFFDGDSSRAAQSCMAESLNELMSLNQEQWSALRRRLNQLLRSDAPAGFRQRLSRHLVPMASVEMLMPAVIGDYTDFYASIFHATNVGSMFRPDSPLLPNYKYIPIGYHGRASSIVVSGTPVFRPSGQTRPDPQQPPTFGPSKALDYELEMGVFVGGGNMLGSSIPIDSASQKVFGFCLVNDWSARDVQSWEYQPLGPFLAKNFVTSISPWVVTAEALEPFRWPALKRDESDPAPLPYLLSEEDQLEGAFDITLEVRLRTAKMRDKGDKAVPLSRGSFRDMYWTVSQMIAHHASNGCNLRPGDLLASGTVSGRTKDSRGCLLELTWRGAEPIELPTGETRKFLEDGDEVIFAGFCEREGYPRIGFGECRGEVLPAK, encoded by the coding sequence ATGAACCTGAACGAAACGCACGACCCTAGCGCGAAGTCCTGGATTGAATCGGCCAATCGCGCGGGGACAGATTTTCCTATTCAAAACCTGCCATTTGGAGTCTTCCGCCATATTGCCAGTACCGAGGCGCCGCGCATTGGCGTAGCCATCGGGGATGTGATTCTCGACATGGCTGGGGCGGAGATGGAAGGCTTCTTTGACGGAGACTCCAGTCGCGCCGCCCAGTCCTGCATGGCGGAGAGTCTGAACGAACTGATGTCGTTGAACCAGGAGCAATGGTCGGCGCTGCGGCGGCGATTGAACCAGTTACTGCGAAGCGACGCTCCGGCGGGATTTCGGCAGCGACTCTCGCGACATCTGGTTCCGATGGCCTCGGTCGAGATGCTCATGCCCGCAGTCATCGGTGACTACACGGATTTCTACGCGTCAATTTTTCACGCGACCAACGTCGGCAGCATGTTCCGGCCAGACAGTCCTCTGCTGCCGAATTACAAGTACATCCCGATCGGGTATCACGGGCGCGCGTCGTCGATCGTGGTCAGCGGAACGCCTGTGTTCAGACCTTCCGGGCAAACACGGCCCGATCCTCAGCAACCGCCAACGTTCGGACCGAGCAAGGCGCTGGATTATGAGTTGGAGATGGGCGTGTTCGTTGGTGGCGGAAACATGCTGGGCTCGTCGATACCGATTGATTCGGCCAGCCAGAAGGTCTTCGGATTCTGTCTCGTAAATGACTGGTCGGCGCGAGACGTGCAGAGTTGGGAGTACCAGCCGCTTGGACCGTTTCTTGCGAAGAATTTCGTGACATCGATCTCGCCATGGGTTGTTACGGCCGAGGCGCTGGAGCCCTTTCGGTGGCCGGCTTTGAAGCGTGACGAATCAGATCCTGCGCCGCTCCCGTACCTGCTCTCGGAAGAAGACCAGCTCGAAGGCGCGTTCGATATCACGCTCGAGGTTCGGCTGCGAACGGCGAAGATGCGCGACAAGGGCGACAAGGCCGTGCCGTTGAGCCGCGGATCGTTCCGCGATATGTACTGGACGGTTTCCCAGATGATTGCGCATCACGCCAGCAATGGTTGCAACCTGCGGCCGGGGGATCTATTGGCCAGCGGAACGGTTTCAGGTCGCACAAAAGACTCGCGCGGATGCCTACTGGAGTTGACGTGGCGCGGGGCTGAGCCAATCGAGTTGCCGACCGGAGAAACACGAAAGTTCCTGGAAGACGGCGACGAGGTGATCTTTGCCGGGTTTTGCGAGCGAGAAGGATACCCGAGAATTGGTTTTGGGGAATGCAGGGGCGAGGTACTGCCGGCGAAGTAA